From Uloborus diversus isolate 005 chromosome 8, Udiv.v.3.1, whole genome shotgun sequence, a single genomic window includes:
- the LOC129228534 gene encoding uncharacterized protein LOC129228534: protein MRKIAKELEVSEKSVRTIVKNKLGLRSYKINRLHFLNDTMKQKRLIKARRMLRLTAGARLSKVFFTDEKIFTIEPTHNRQNHRQLLKKVQKKTAAAKIIGHSHFAASIMVWAGICATGATPLVFIDRKVKINAAIYQQRVLCDVLRPWATEHFGQDTFTLQQDWTPAHSARSTIAICKDLFPGFWGKDVWLPNSPDLNPMDYSVWSILEEKFSGKRYATVDMLKTAPRRAWNEIPVDACASIVGNFRLRLRKYIEAQSANFEQLL from the coding sequence ATGCGAAAGATAGCCAAAGAACTGGAGgtcagcgaaaaaagcgtccgaaccATCGTGAAAAACAAGTTGGGACTTCGTTCTTACAAGATCAATCGCCTCCACTTCCTCAATGACACAATGAAGCAGAAAAGATTGATAAAAGCTCGGCGGATGCTTCGCTTGACCGCTGGTGCTCGCCTTTCGAAGGTTTTCTTTACCGATGAGAAGATCTTCACCATCGAACCCACACATAATCGTCAAAATCATCGCCAACTGCTTAAGAAGGTTCAGAAGAAGACCGCTGCTGCAAAAATCATCGGACACAGTCACTTTGCAGCCTCCATAATGGTCTGGGCTGGCATTTGTGCCACTGGGGCGACGCCGCTTGTTTTCATTGACAGAAAAGTCAAAATTAATGCTGCGATTTATCAGCAGCGGGTTCTATGCGATGTACTGAGGCCATGGGCAACAGAACACTTTGGCCAAGATACATTCACACTCCAACAAGACTGGACTCCTGCGCATTCGGCTCGATCAACGATTGCCATCTGCAAAGATCTGTTCCCAGGTTTTTGGGGCAAGGATGTTTGGCTCCCTAACTCACCGGACCTCAATCCGATGGATTACTCGGTGTGGTCAATCTTGGAGGAAAAATTCTCAGGAAAACGATACGCCACAGTCGACATGCTCAAAACGGCTCCGAGGCGTGCCTGGAATGAGATACCGGTGGAtgcgtgcgcgagcatcgtcggcaatttcagactgcgacTCCGTAAATATATTGAAGCCCAATcagccaattttgaacaattgctataa